The genomic region TCCAGGTGCCACAGCCGGCCCAGCAGCGCCATGAAGCGGTCCGGGTAGCCGAGGTGATCGGAGAGGTCGAAGTCCCTGGCAAGCTCGCGCCGCGTCCGGCTCGGGACCTGCACATGGTGGCGGCCGAGCCACAGAACGTCCTGCAGCGCCATCCTCTTCGCCTGGCCCAGCTCCTCCTGCTCCAGAACGGCGTCGGCAACACCCGGCAGGCGGTCGTCCGGGCAGGCGTTCAGGCTGGCGACCAGGCGCTCGTGCTTGGTGCTCCCCTCATCCGGCGGGGGAAGACCGAGGCGCTGACACAAGGCCGGGAGCTCCCTGTGCCCGTAGCGCGTGTACAGCGTGGCGAGCACGTCGTCGATCAGCCTCCGCAACAGCGCCACGTCCATCCGTTCCCCCATCCCATGATGATGAGCGACGCCCCGACGCCATTCCACCCTGCCCGTTCAAATCTCCTGCGGCGCCAGCCCCCGGGACAGAGACCAGACCTCTTCCCCCGGCTATCGCGTGGAAAGACACCTCATGCTGCTAAGCCGTCAAGCGGAGAGCTGTCCAAGGCAGAAATCGCGTACTCGGTGCGGACGCATCCTGAGAGGCTGTGCGGGTGACTGAGACGACCCCTTACGACGCCGACCGTGCCCGATTCACCCGCCAGGCTCTGGCACGCCTGGTCCTCTGCGATCACGCCGCGGACGTCGCCGATGGCGCCGCTGGCCTGGTCGCCACCGAGAACGACCCCGACACCGGCCCCGGGGGCCGGGTCAGCCAGGCATTCCAACTCATCGAACTCGCAAAGCGCGCTCTGGTCTCGGCCGTGATCTACGAACGGGAGCGAGGCAGCTCTTGGACGGAGATCGCCCAGTACCTGGGCATCGGTCCAGCAGACGCGGAAGAGCGTTTTGCTTCGAATCTGGACGGCTGGAACACGGCCTTCGAGGTCCCCTACCGGCTCGACGACACCGGCCGAAAGCGCATACCCCAGCTGCCCACGGCAGCGTATGACCCCGCCCGGGCGTGCGACCGGCTCGATACCTGGGCCGGAAACCGGCTCATCCTCGTCAACGACGACCGTCCCGTCAGCTCCGGTCTCGCCATGGCTCAGTCAGAGGAGTAGCCCCCTGGTCACCCCGCAGCGGCTTCGTGCCCGTGCAAGGCGTGGGAGCTGTCCGGCGCGCAAGGCACCGTCGGCACCACCGCAGATCTGCGGTGCAACGCGGCTCGGGTATCGCAGCAGATACCCGAGGGCCGGCTACCGGCAACGCGAGATGGTCACCTGGCCCGACCGAATCGAAGCGCAGGCCCCCACCCGGTCGGCCTGGCCGCGTCTGGGCACCGTCGGCTCCTGCGTTCGAGCACATCACGCCCGGCCATCCGTGCTCGGTCCCAACTCACGTTCCGCGCCCAGACGGCGTTCCATCCCGTTGTTGCAGAGCATGGCAGTGGGCTCCCGAACGGGTGGCCGGTGGTCGATGCGGAGCCAACCCTCGCACTTGATCGGTATTGAGCATTTCACATACTCATCAGGATGTTATACCGGCTCAATCTGCCGCGTCTGGGGATCTCTCGTCGACGACGGCTTCGGGCATCTCAGGACCAATTAGTGTCTCGAATTCGGAGGCCCCTGCCCGGCCGTCAACCAATGACAGGGGCTCTCCTCTCACCGTCTCGAACAAGGGAGCGTTATGTCCGTTATCCGAGAGTCTGCCGAGCGCCTTGGGGCCCTGAGCAGCGGTTTCGACCGTAACATGCCCACCCTGAGGGTGGCCCAGTCCTCTGGGGCTGTCGACAAATGTGTCGACGTGCAGTTGATGCCGTTTCTGGCCGTGGTTTTCACGGGCATGATTCTGATTTTTGCCCCTTCCCAGGTCCCCGTCACGCTGGTGATTCTTCCCGTGCTGCTGAGCCATTCGCGGCGTTCTAGCTGGTCCGTGCGGCGTTCCCGGTCCTGGACTGCGAAGGGTCCGGCCGCAGGAACCACAGGCTGAGGTTGGCCGGCTCGCCCCACTCGTCGCGGCCTGTTGTGACGAGTGGGGCGTTTCTTCCTCCCCGTCAGGCCTAAGGCCTCGGGGAGCCACGGCAAAAAAGTGGGTGGCGTGACAACTGGTTCGCCACCCCTATACGCCCCTTAAGGACTCATATGTCGCAGAAAGCCGCGATGAAGATCCTTTGCTCGAACTGCAAGAGCAAGTTCTTCCGCCCGAAGACCAGCGGCCGGCCTCCGAAGTACTGCGGAGCGGACTGCCGTACCGCCGCCTACCGCGCGCGGCAGAAGACGGTGCTCAGTTATGCGCACAAGCATGATGGGGACGTCACGAGGATCGCGAAGTCAGTCTCAGCGCGGGCAACAGCAGCCTTGCAGCACAGTCAGCTTCCGCTGCCGGCCAGACCTCTGGAACTACTCAAGGAGGCCCTGCGGCTGGAACGCGACGTGAACGACCTAAAGGCGGTCGCCGTCCGGCAAGCCTCCGAGTACGGGGCCCCGTGGACGGACATCGGCCACACGCTGTCGATGTCCGCTTCGGCCGCCCGGGCCAAGTACAGCGACGAGCAGGTCGCCAAAATCCTTCGCTGGCGGGCCGAACGCGGCTCGGCCCCCGGGCTCCGTCTCCCGCGGCCGCGCCCGGACCGGCCCACCTCCGCCCCCAACTCCGTAAAAGGGGAAAGCACCCTGCCCAGTCCCGCCCTGCCCGGGGACCCCGCCTACCAGCTCACCACGGCTCTCTCGCACCTGCACCGTGCTTCAGGACGCACCCAGCGGTGGCTGGCTGCCGAAGTAGGAATCTCCCCATCCCTGCTCTCGCTGATCCTGCTCGGCAAGCGGCATCCGAAGTGGAAGGACGTCAAAGCGATCGCAGAACTGTGCAACGCCGACCCCGCCGACCTCAGGCCCTTGTGGGAGAAGGCCCAGGGCATCCCACCGGTTGCACTTCCCGGTCCCGAGGACTTCCTCCAGGCCGCCGCCTCGCTGAAGTCCGCGCTGCGCGGCATGTGCATCGCAGCCGGTTCCCCCACCCCAGATGAAATCTGCTTCCAGCATTTGACACTCAGCCCTCGCCGGGTCGCGCGCGCTCTGGTGAGCGAGCGGCCGGAGCGGGACTTGGCCGACTGGACATTCGTCGCTTCCCTGGCCACGGCACTGCGCGGGCATCCCGACGACGTGCGCCCCCTGTGGCAGCGGATGACGGTCGCCTCCGCCCTCATGTCCCCACCCGGCGCCGGGCCGGATGCCGACAGCCCCACCGCGCGCCCCGCCCACACTTCAGCTGGCACCCGCGCACCCCACGAGGCGCCTGCCGAGGGCACCGGCCGACCGCGCCGACCAAACATTCTGCGGGCCTCGCGTACCCGGCGCGGCAATCAGGACACCGACGCGCTCCTGCGGCGCCTGGAGATCCTCGAAGTGATCAGAAGCGCCAACATGCCCGTCGGCCTGACCACCCTGAGCCACTCCAGCGGAATCCCGCCGCGCTATACCTCCGAGGTTCTCGCCTGGCTTCGCGACCACCGCTTCATCATCACCGGAAGGGACGGCGGCCACGCTCCAGGCCCCGTCCTGAACGCCGCCGCCGAAGGGCGTGACGTGGTTCAGGAATTCCTGGAACACCTCAGCCTCAAGACCCTCGGCGCGATCTACATCGGCACCTACACTGACGGCGACATCCACGTGTCCCACGAAGTCGCCCAGCCCGGCATCCCCACCGTCGACCAGCACGTCGACTTCCGTGAATCCGCCCACGCCAGCGCGCTCGGCAAAGCCAACCTCGCACAGCTGGGCCGTGAGGCCCGCC from Streptomyces globosus harbors:
- a CDS encoding helix-turn-helix domain-containing protein; the protein is MSQKAAMKILCSNCKSKFFRPKTSGRPPKYCGADCRTAAYRARQKTVLSYAHKHDGDVTRIAKSVSARATAALQHSQLPLPARPLELLKEALRLERDVNDLKAVAVRQASEYGAPWTDIGHTLSMSASAARAKYSDEQVAKILRWRAERGSAPGLRLPRPRPDRPTSAPNSVKGESTLPSPALPGDPAYQLTTALSHLHRASGRTQRWLAAEVGISPSLLSLILLGKRHPKWKDVKAIAELCNADPADLRPLWEKAQGIPPVALPGPEDFLQAAASLKSALRGMCIAAGSPTPDEICFQHLTLSPRRVARALVSERPERDLADWTFVASLATALRGHPDDVRPLWQRMTVASALMSPPGAGPDADSPTARPAHTSAGTRAPHEAPAEGTGRPRRPNILRASRTRRGNQDTDALLRRLEILEVIRSANMPVGLTTLSHSSGIPPRYTSEVLAWLRDHRFIITGRDGGHAPGPVLNAAAEGRDVVQEFLEHLSLKTLGAIYIGTYTDGDIHVSHEVAQPGIPTVDQHVDFRESAHASALGKANLAQLGREARLDHLSRYRPRKLTGHTITDPDSLFRAFDLSPLQYDLKEYSDRNVCAASPLVLPGRTAAIAVAVPATDRRHRLRRAAATIKDHSTTMALSLTLALPTAHPNPTQHAAYRP